Proteins from a single region of Haloterrigena alkaliphila:
- a CDS encoding AAA family ATPase, protein MSGDQPSAGDSADALDPAPIYEAVREEMGRVLIGNESAVEHLTIALFTRGHVLLEGVPGVAKTTLANLFARVTGLEYTRIQMTPDILPADITGTHVYRESTGTFELQRGPIFANMVVADEINRATPKTQSALLEAMQERRVTIEGETLTLPTPFMVVATQNPIEMEGVFELPEAQRDRFQFKLTVDLPDRTVERQLLDRFDDDPDLGPEAVDRVVTISDLVAARETVTQVHVAAPVKEYVLDLVAATRDHPDVTHGASPRATLAFLDGAKARAAIRGREYVIPDDVKALTESILVHRLVLSTDADLSDVTTADVVADVTDSVTSPGADAVELQPASDGGEKRE, encoded by the coding sequence ATGAGCGGCGACCAGCCCTCCGCCGGCGATTCCGCGGACGCCCTCGATCCGGCACCGATCTACGAGGCGGTCCGCGAGGAGATGGGGCGCGTCCTGATCGGCAACGAGTCGGCGGTCGAACACCTCACGATCGCGCTGTTCACGCGAGGGCACGTCCTGCTCGAGGGCGTCCCCGGCGTCGCGAAGACGACGCTCGCGAACCTGTTCGCGCGGGTGACCGGCCTCGAGTACACCCGCATCCAGATGACGCCCGACATTCTGCCGGCGGACATCACGGGGACCCACGTCTACCGGGAGTCGACCGGCACGTTCGAACTGCAGCGCGGACCGATCTTCGCCAACATGGTCGTCGCCGACGAGATCAACCGCGCGACGCCGAAGACCCAGTCGGCGCTGCTCGAGGCGATGCAAGAACGGCGCGTGACGATCGAAGGCGAGACGCTCACGCTGCCGACGCCGTTCATGGTCGTCGCGACGCAGAACCCCATCGAGATGGAGGGGGTCTTCGAACTCCCGGAGGCCCAGCGCGATCGCTTCCAGTTCAAGCTCACCGTCGACCTCCCCGATCGGACCGTCGAGCGGCAGTTGCTCGACCGGTTCGACGACGATCCCGACCTCGGCCCCGAGGCCGTCGATCGGGTCGTGACGATCTCCGACCTCGTCGCGGCGCGAGAGACCGTCACCCAGGTCCACGTCGCGGCGCCGGTCAAGGAGTACGTCCTCGACCTCGTCGCGGCGACTCGAGACCATCCGGACGTGACCCACGGCGCCTCACCCCGGGCGACGCTCGCGTTCCTCGACGGCGCCAAGGCTCGAGCGGCGATCCGCGGTCGGGAGTACGTCATCCCCGACGACGTGAAGGCGCTGACCGAATCGATCCTCGTCCATCGGCTCGTGTTGAGCACCGACGCCGACCTGAGCGACGTCACGACCGCGGACGTCGTCGCCGACGTCACCGATTCCGTCACGTCACCGGGTGCCGACGCCGTCGAACTGCAACCGGCGAGCGACGGCGGCGAGAAGCGAGAGTAG
- a CDS encoding aldehyde dehydrogenase family protein, which translates to MSQQATEQVYGHYIGGEWTDGADDTFESRNPATGETLATFQRGTEDDVDAALAAAEDAFEEWRDLSYIDRAEYLWDIYHELRDRHDELGEIVTQECGKEISEGKADVTEAWHMVEWAAGNARHPHGDVVPSEIAGKDAYMRRKPRGVIGCITPWNFPVAIPFWHMAIALVEGNTVVWKPAEQTPWCGQIIAEMMDDAGVPDGVFNMIQGYGDAGAAITDDSRVDTVLFTGSAEVGHEIAGKVGGEPGKLAACEMGGKNGIVVTEEADLDIAVHSAVMSSFKTTGQRCVSSERLIVHTDVYDEFKERFVDIAEDVAVGDPLEESTFMGPAIEADHVEKIRRHNELAVEEGANVLVDRFELEDDEIPEGHADGHWVGPFVYEVEYDSDADLRCLQEECFGPHVALIEYDGDMERALEIHNDTPYGLAGAVISEDYRQLNAFRDRADLGLAYANLPCIGAEVQLPFGGIKKSGNGYPSAREAIEAVTERTAWTMNNSKEIEMAQGLSADITTSED; encoded by the coding sequence ATGAGCCAGCAAGCCACCGAACAGGTGTACGGCCACTACATCGGCGGGGAATGGACTGATGGCGCGGACGACACGTTCGAGAGCCGGAATCCCGCCACCGGCGAGACGCTGGCGACGTTTCAGCGGGGAACGGAGGACGACGTCGACGCGGCGCTGGCGGCCGCCGAAGACGCCTTCGAGGAGTGGCGTGACCTGTCGTACATCGACCGCGCGGAGTACCTCTGGGACATCTACCACGAACTACGGGATCGCCACGACGAACTGGGCGAGATCGTCACGCAGGAGTGCGGGAAGGAAATTTCCGAAGGAAAAGCCGACGTCACCGAGGCCTGGCACATGGTCGAGTGGGCCGCGGGCAACGCCCGCCACCCCCACGGCGACGTCGTGCCCTCGGAGATCGCGGGGAAGGACGCCTACATGCGCCGCAAGCCCCGCGGCGTGATCGGCTGTATCACCCCGTGGAACTTCCCGGTCGCGATCCCCTTCTGGCACATGGCGATCGCCCTCGTGGAGGGGAACACCGTCGTCTGGAAGCCCGCCGAACAGACGCCGTGGTGCGGCCAGATCATCGCCGAGATGATGGACGACGCCGGCGTGCCCGATGGCGTCTTCAACATGATCCAGGGCTACGGCGACGCCGGCGCGGCGATCACCGACGACTCGAGGGTCGACACCGTTCTCTTCACCGGCTCCGCCGAAGTGGGCCACGAGATCGCCGGCAAGGTCGGCGGCGAACCCGGCAAGCTCGCGGCCTGCGAGATGGGGGGTAAGAACGGGATCGTCGTCACCGAGGAGGCGGATCTCGATATCGCCGTCCACTCGGCGGTCATGTCCAGTTTCAAGACGACCGGCCAGCGCTGCGTCTCGAGCGAGCGCCTGATCGTTCACACCGACGTCTACGACGAGTTCAAAGAGCGATTCGTCGACATCGCCGAGGACGTCGCCGTGGGCGACCCGCTCGAGGAGTCGACGTTCATGGGACCGGCGATCGAGGCCGACCACGTCGAGAAGATCCGCCGGCACAACGAACTCGCCGTCGAGGAGGGCGCGAACGTGCTCGTCGACCGGTTCGAACTCGAGGACGACGAGATTCCGGAGGGCCACGCGGATGGCCACTGGGTCGGCCCCTTCGTTTACGAGGTCGAGTACGACTCGGACGCCGACCTGCGGTGCCTCCAGGAGGAGTGTTTCGGCCCCCACGTCGCGCTGATCGAGTACGACGGCGACATGGAGCGAGCGCTCGAGATCCACAACGACACGCCCTACGGGCTGGCGGGGGCGGTCATCTCCGAGGATTACCGCCAGCTCAACGCCTTCCGCGACCGGGCGGACCTCGGGCTGGCGTACGCGAACCTCCCGTGTATCGGCGCCGAAGTCCAGTTGCCCTTCGGCGGCATCAAGAAGTCCGGCAACGGCTATCCCAGCGCCCGCGAGGCCATCGAGGCCGTCACCGAGCGCACGGCGTGGACGATGAACAACTCGAAAGAGATCGAGATGGCACAGGGGCTGTCGGCCGACATCACGACCTCGGAGGACTGA
- a CDS encoding DUF4350 domain-containing protein produces MTVREWFRDGGGLDWPRVLLAALSVAVLGGLLVAAATSSAAFGPYNPSWDGTSELRSQVASEPGVESEMVRDTARYDAHEPNETVAFVVAPDESYADEDAERLRRFVADGGTLVVLENFGTSGNELLAAVGADTRTDGVLLRDEQEYYRGPTMPVATGVENHTYTDGIERLTLNHASALEVPEDGDGNTTVLVRTSEYAYRDADGDGELGADESLDAYPVAAVENVSEGRVVTVGDPSIAINAMIDEPDNAAFLGRLYADADRVLIDLSHSEDLPPLTSAVLAFRDLPLAQVLVGALGIVGIATLSGRRVRPSLERVRTRIGGSRDRRTPLDDATPGPSVETVDERRAAVLRERHPDWNEARVRRVIAALNRDDAEPEDQ; encoded by the coding sequence ATGACCGTCCGCGAGTGGTTCCGCGACGGCGGCGGACTCGACTGGCCGCGCGTCCTGCTGGCCGCCCTCTCGGTCGCCGTTCTCGGCGGGCTGCTCGTGGCCGCCGCGACCTCGAGCGCGGCGTTCGGCCCGTACAACCCGTCGTGGGACGGGACCTCCGAGCTCCGCAGTCAGGTCGCGTCGGAGCCGGGCGTCGAGAGCGAAATGGTGCGAGACACGGCCAGATACGACGCACACGAACCGAACGAGACGGTCGCGTTCGTCGTGGCCCCGGACGAGTCGTACGCCGACGAGGACGCCGAGCGACTCCGCCGGTTCGTCGCCGACGGCGGGACGCTCGTCGTCCTCGAGAACTTCGGGACGAGCGGCAACGAACTGCTGGCGGCCGTCGGCGCCGACACGCGGACCGACGGCGTCCTGCTTCGGGACGAACAGGAGTACTACCGCGGCCCGACGATGCCGGTCGCGACCGGCGTCGAGAACCACACCTACACCGACGGCATCGAACGGTTGACGCTCAACCACGCGTCCGCGCTCGAGGTGCCCGAAGACGGTGACGGCAATACGACAGTGCTCGTGCGTACCAGCGAGTACGCCTATCGCGACGCCGACGGCGACGGCGAACTCGGCGCCGACGAGTCGCTCGACGCCTATCCCGTCGCGGCCGTCGAGAACGTCTCCGAGGGGCGGGTCGTGACGGTCGGCGATCCGAGCATCGCGATCAACGCGATGATCGACGAACCCGACAACGCGGCGTTCCTCGGGCGGCTGTACGCCGACGCGGACCGCGTATTGATCGATCTCTCTCACTCCGAGGACCTCCCGCCGCTGACGAGCGCCGTTCTCGCGTTCCGCGATCTGCCGCTGGCACAGGTCCTCGTCGGCGCCCTGGGAATCGTCGGGATCGCGACCTTGTCCGGCCGGCGCGTCAGACCGTCGCTCGAGCGCGTTCGAACGCGAATCGGCGGCTCCCGCGATCGGAGAACGCCACTCGACGACGCGACGCCCGGCCCGTCGGTCGAGACCGTCGACGAGCGGCGGGCGGCCGTGCTCCGCGAGCGCCACCCCGACTGGAACGAGGCCCGCGTTCGGCGCGTGATAGCAGCGCTTAACCGTGACGACGCGGAACCGGAGGACCAATGA
- a CDS encoding acyl-CoA dehydrogenase family protein, with protein MDTDLPDEHRMIRETVRDFCETEIEPIAQEIEDEHRFPAEIFDQLADLDVMGVPIAERYGGLGGDTLMYALVAEELGRVSGSIGLSYVAHTSLASKPLERFGTEAQKERWLRPLAEGDYLGGWALTEPESGSDASDMNTTAEQEDDEWVLNGTKQFITNASEAGSVLVKAVTDPDAGYDGISTFIVDPREDDGFEVTTIWDKMGLNASPTCEIRLENVRLPEDRLLGEEGDGWEQTKKTLDGGRISIAALSTGLAQGAYEHAKAYSTEREQFGQPISKFDAIRDTIVDMHRKTERARLLTYRAARTSDKGEPVTRESALAKLEASEAAREVAEDAVQVLGGYGYTTDFAPQRFYRDAKLMEIGEGTSEIQHLVIGRELGL; from the coding sequence ATGGACACCGACCTGCCCGACGAACACCGGATGATCCGGGAGACGGTCAGGGACTTCTGCGAGACCGAGATCGAACCGATCGCCCAGGAGATCGAGGACGAACACCGGTTCCCGGCGGAGATCTTCGACCAGCTCGCGGATCTGGACGTGATGGGCGTCCCCATCGCGGAACGCTACGGCGGCCTCGGCGGCGACACCCTCATGTACGCGCTGGTCGCCGAGGAACTCGGCCGCGTCTCGGGCTCGATCGGCCTCTCATACGTCGCCCACACGTCGCTCGCCTCGAAACCGCTCGAGCGGTTCGGCACCGAGGCCCAGAAGGAACGCTGGCTCCGTCCGCTCGCCGAGGGCGACTATCTGGGCGGCTGGGCGCTGACCGAACCCGAGAGCGGTTCCGACGCCTCGGACATGAATACGACTGCGGAACAGGAGGACGACGAGTGGGTGCTGAACGGCACCAAGCAGTTCATCACGAACGCCTCCGAGGCCGGGTCGGTCCTTGTCAAGGCCGTCACCGACCCCGATGCGGGGTACGACGGTATCTCGACGTTCATCGTCGATCCCCGCGAAGACGACGGCTTCGAGGTGACCACGATCTGGGACAAGATGGGGCTGAACGCCTCGCCGACCTGTGAGATTCGCCTCGAGAACGTCCGCCTCCCCGAGGATCGACTGCTCGGCGAGGAAGGCGACGGCTGGGAGCAAACCAAGAAGACCCTCGACGGCGGCCGGATCTCCATCGCCGCGCTCTCGACGGGGCTGGCCCAGGGCGCCTACGAACACGCGAAGGCCTACAGCACCGAGCGCGAGCAGTTCGGGCAGCCGATCTCGAAGTTCGACGCTATTCGGGATACGATCGTCGACATGCACCGCAAGACGGAGCGGGCCCGACTGCTCACCTACCGCGCCGCTCGGACGTCCGACAAGGGCGAACCCGTGACCCGCGAGTCGGCGCTCGCGAAACTCGAGGCCAGCGAGGCCGCCCGCGAGGTCGCCGAAGACGCCGTCCAGGTGCTGGGCGGCTACGGCTACACCACCGACTTCGCCCCCCAGCGGTTCTACCGGGACGCGAAACTGATGGAGATCGGCGAGGGCACGAGCGAGATACAACACCTCGTCATCGGCCGGGAACTCGGCCTCTGA
- a CDS encoding DUF7544 domain-containing protein: MDAIDDLSDAIEGTRNFLTQLSVRQWVTLAVVVFFVSSLGFGAAAPGGDTTMYADGTATEDSFQEEFEQLESELPVEDLLVALLVVAAVVLVLWLCYALLAGVMEFVFLESLRSEEVRIRGYFGANAGKGVRLFLFRLALLLVAGALVSAPAAIAVGLGTFDDISPGLLALYLLYGGGLYLLHSIGRRFTDEFVAPIMLLEDCGVLAAWGRFWRTLRANLAEYAVYLLLVWVLTLAVTVTVSIVIALGAVVIAIPFAIVAFVAVLAGPIGWAVAVVVGLLALAAVLLFAALVWTPVTTYFQYYALLLLGDTDPELDLVPDQRAAVRAAGTGGAIGRSDWERPDSDSSARDDDWNDESGWDGSDPWDEAGDADDADESGDSDDDDDRSW, from the coding sequence ATGGACGCGATCGACGACCTCAGTGACGCGATCGAGGGAACCCGCAACTTCCTGACGCAGTTGAGCGTCAGACAGTGGGTCACGCTCGCGGTGGTCGTCTTCTTCGTCAGTTCGCTCGGGTTCGGGGCGGCGGCTCCCGGCGGCGACACCACGATGTACGCCGACGGTACGGCCACCGAGGACTCGTTCCAGGAGGAGTTCGAGCAACTCGAGTCGGAACTACCGGTCGAGGATCTGCTCGTTGCGCTCCTCGTCGTCGCCGCCGTCGTGCTGGTGCTGTGGCTGTGCTACGCGCTGCTCGCCGGCGTCATGGAGTTCGTCTTCCTCGAGTCGCTGCGGTCGGAGGAGGTCCGAATACGCGGCTACTTCGGCGCGAACGCGGGGAAGGGGGTCCGGCTGTTCCTGTTTCGGCTCGCCCTCCTGCTCGTCGCCGGCGCGCTCGTGTCGGCGCCCGCCGCGATCGCCGTCGGTCTGGGCACCTTCGACGACATCTCTCCCGGCCTGCTCGCCCTCTACCTGCTGTACGGGGGCGGGCTCTACCTGCTGCACTCGATCGGTCGCCGCTTCACGGACGAGTTCGTCGCGCCGATCATGCTCCTCGAGGACTGCGGCGTCCTCGCGGCGTGGGGTCGGTTCTGGCGAACGCTGCGGGCGAACCTCGCCGAGTACGCGGTCTATCTGCTCCTCGTCTGGGTCCTCACGCTCGCGGTGACGGTTACGGTCTCGATCGTCATCGCCCTCGGCGCCGTCGTCATCGCGATCCCGTTCGCCATCGTGGCGTTCGTCGCGGTGCTCGCCGGCCCGATCGGCTGGGCCGTCGCCGTCGTGGTCGGCCTGCTCGCGCTCGCCGCCGTGTTGCTCTTCGCCGCGCTCGTCTGGACGCCGGTCACCACCTACTTCCAGTACTACGCGCTGTTGCTGCTGGGCGATACGGACCCCGAACTCGATCTCGTCCCCGACCAGCGCGCCGCGGTTCGAGCCGCCGGTACCGGCGGTGCGATCGGCCGCAGCGACTGGGAGCGACCCGACAGCGACTCGTCGGCTCGAGACGACGACTGGAACGACGAGAGCGGCTGGGACGGGTCGGATCCGTGGGACGAGGCGGGCGACGCCGATGACGCGGATGAGAGCGGCGACAGCGACGACGATGACGACCGCAGTTGGTAG
- a CDS encoding DUF58 domain-containing protein, translated as MYPTRRLWAVAGLAVFLAAFAVVTARPLLLGGAGLVGSWIAVRQYRFYRTLEETVDGLTVEQSIARTGVRTNDTVPVTLSATLEAPSPLVVAVEAELPTGTAADEPLALSLDASETGADRTIDVTWPVAGRHRFDEPTVTLTDGHLRETVSLGSTPVVTVEPRGPRTIHVGEGGDRIATAYGEHETGRLGGGIEPAELREYVPGDTADRIDWKATARLATPHVREYEAESDRQTLLVVDHRESLATGRPGETELDYLREVALATAASARRLGDPVGLRTVGDEGVTFSLEPATTPAAYDRIRRRLLDLEPTVDPSTPGGHVDGVDRDRRRFGGSTPRTVGGFTAADARSKLSALGDETDAFASTLRPFYATREGYRERIESDPLYGAVRAAHRDRTGGRWTILFTDDSRPAEVRETVKLARGNGNSVLVLLAPTVLYEPGGLADVEDAYDRYVEFEELRRDLSRIPRVTALEVGPRDRLSAVLSGGRVRARGGRA; from the coding sequence ATGTATCCCACGCGTCGACTGTGGGCGGTCGCGGGGCTCGCGGTCTTTCTCGCGGCCTTCGCGGTCGTCACCGCCCGCCCGCTCCTCCTCGGCGGCGCCGGACTGGTCGGCTCGTGGATCGCCGTTCGTCAGTACCGGTTCTACCGGACGCTCGAGGAGACCGTCGACGGGCTGACCGTCGAACAGTCGATCGCCCGGACCGGCGTTCGGACGAACGACACCGTCCCGGTCACCCTCTCGGCGACGCTCGAGGCGCCGTCGCCGCTGGTCGTCGCAGTTGAGGCGGAACTGCCGACCGGAACCGCGGCCGACGAACCGCTCGCGCTGTCGCTCGACGCGTCCGAGACCGGGGCCGACCGAACGATCGACGTGACGTGGCCGGTCGCGGGCCGCCACCGGTTCGACGAACCGACCGTGACCCTCACGGACGGCCACCTCCGCGAGACGGTATCGCTCGGGTCGACGCCGGTCGTGACCGTCGAACCCCGCGGGCCGCGGACGATCCACGTCGGCGAAGGCGGCGATCGGATCGCGACGGCCTACGGCGAACACGAGACGGGACGCCTCGGTGGAGGAATCGAGCCCGCGGAACTGCGCGAGTACGTCCCCGGGGACACGGCCGACCGAATCGACTGGAAGGCGACGGCCAGGCTGGCGACGCCCCACGTCCGGGAGTACGAAGCCGAGTCCGACCGGCAGACGCTGCTGGTCGTCGACCACCGCGAGTCGCTGGCGACCGGCCGCCCCGGCGAGACCGAACTCGACTACCTCCGCGAGGTCGCGCTCGCGACCGCGGCGAGCGCCCGCCGTCTCGGCGACCCCGTCGGACTGCGCACCGTCGGCGACGAGGGCGTCACGTTCAGTCTCGAGCCAGCGACGACGCCGGCGGCGTACGATCGGATCCGCCGCCGGTTGCTCGACCTCGAGCCGACGGTCGATCCGTCGACCCCCGGAGGGCACGTCGACGGAGTCGACCGTGATCGTCGGCGTTTCGGGGGATCGACGCCGCGCACCGTCGGCGGATTCACCGCGGCCGACGCCCGCTCGAAGCTCTCCGCCCTCGGCGACGAGACCGACGCCTTCGCGTCGACGCTCCGGCCGTTCTACGCGACGCGGGAGGGCTACCGCGAGCGCATCGAATCGGACCCGCTCTACGGCGCCGTCAGGGCGGCCCACCGCGACCGGACCGGCGGTCGATGGACCATTCTGTTTACCGACGACTCCCGGCCCGCGGAGGTCCGCGAGACTGTCAAACTCGCTCGCGGCAACGGGAACTCGGTGCTGGTCCTGCTAGCACCAACGGTACTCTACGAACCCGGCGGGCTCGCGGACGTCGAGGACGCGTACGACCGCTACGTCGAGTTCGAGGAACTGCGTCGCGACCTCTCCCGGATACCGCGCGTGACCGCCCTCGAGGTCGGCCCCCGGGATCGCCTCTCGGCGGTCCTCTCGGGCGGACGCGTCCGCGCTCGAGGTGGTCGCGCGTGA
- the glmU gene encoding bifunctional sugar-1-phosphate nucleotidylyltransferase/acetyltransferase — protein MKAVVLAAGQGTRIRPLSDSVPKPMLPVADRPLVAHTIDAAIDAGADEIVLVIGYEGETVRDYFGDEYRGTPISYAVQTEQAGTAHAVATARDHIDGPFAVLNGDNLYDPAAVERLFDDCPAVCAVEVEEPRNYGVLSTDGGTVTGIVEKPADPPTNLANAGAYAFPEEAREWLEVSESERGEHEITDVLATVIGAFDVTPVTLERWLDVGRPWELLEANEWKLGELDGRVDGEVSEDAHLEGDVVVEEGATVKPGVVIEGPALIRSGATVGPNAYVRGATLVDEDAEVGHAVEVKNSVIGPDSSVSHLSYVGDSVLGRSVNVGAGTNVANLRHDDADVKFTVKGERVSTGRRKFGVVAGDRVKTGINTSLTPGLKLTTGATTRPGETVERDR, from the coding sequence ATGAAAGCAGTCGTTCTCGCGGCGGGCCAGGGAACGCGTATTCGACCGCTCTCGGATTCGGTTCCGAAACCGATGCTGCCGGTCGCCGATCGGCCCCTCGTGGCCCACACCATCGACGCCGCGATCGACGCGGGGGCGGACGAAATCGTTCTCGTGATCGGCTACGAGGGCGAAACCGTCCGCGACTATTTCGGCGACGAGTACCGCGGAACGCCCATCTCCTATGCGGTCCAGACCGAACAGGCGGGGACAGCCCACGCGGTCGCCACCGCTCGCGACCACATCGACGGGCCGTTCGCCGTCCTGAACGGGGACAACCTCTACGATCCGGCGGCGGTCGAACGGCTCTTCGATGACTGTCCGGCCGTCTGCGCCGTCGAAGTCGAGGAGCCGCGCAACTACGGCGTTCTCAGTACCGACGGCGGAACGGTCACCGGCATCGTGGAGAAGCCGGCCGATCCGCCGACGAACCTCGCCAACGCCGGCGCCTACGCCTTCCCCGAGGAGGCCCGCGAGTGGCTCGAGGTCTCCGAGAGCGAGCGCGGCGAGCACGAGATCACCGACGTCCTGGCGACCGTGATCGGGGCCTTCGACGTCACCCCGGTCACGCTCGAGCGCTGGCTGGACGTCGGCCGGCCGTGGGAGCTCCTCGAGGCCAACGAGTGGAAGCTCGGCGAGCTCGACGGCCGCGTCGACGGCGAGGTGAGCGAGGACGCCCATCTCGAGGGCGACGTGGTCGTCGAGGAGGGCGCAACGGTGAAACCGGGGGTCGTGATCGAAGGCCCGGCGCTGATCCGCTCGGGCGCGACGGTCGGGCCGAACGCCTACGTCCGCGGCGCGACGCTCGTCGACGAGGACGCCGAAGTCGGCCACGCCGTCGAGGTCAAAAACAGCGTCATCGGTCCCGACTCGTCGGTGAGTCACCTCTCCTACGTCGGCGACAGCGTTCTCGGCCGGTCGGTCAACGTCGGCGCGGGGACGAACGTCGCGAACCTCCGCCACGACGACGCGGACGTGAAGTTCACGGTCAAGGGCGAGCGCGTCTCGACCGGCCGGCGCAAGTTCGGCGTCGTCGCCGGCGATCGGGTCAAGACCGGCATCAACACCAGCCTGACGCCCGGGCTGAAACTGACGACCGGTGCGACCACGCGACCCGGCGAGACCGTCGAACGGGACCGGTAG
- a CDS encoding DUF4242 domain-containing protein, with protein MPERDLEDFLILRAMDEPITEDDLEAAGDRSGDALEDLRNEGADIRWIESEVMTNEDGDITGTYCHYRAESEEVVREHADRAELPVTRIDRRGHPLEGE; from the coding sequence ATGCCAGAGCGAGACCTGGAGGACTTCCTCATCCTCCGAGCGATGGACGAACCGATCACCGAGGACGACCTCGAGGCGGCGGGCGATCGATCCGGTGACGCCCTCGAGGACCTCCGGAACGAAGGCGCGGACATTCGGTGGATCGAATCGGAAGTGATGACGAACGAGGACGGTGATATCACCGGTACCTACTGTCACTACCGGGCCGAGAGCGAGGAGGTCGTTCGGGAGCACGCCGATCGCGCCGAGCTTCCGGTCACGAGAATCGACCGACGAGGGCACCCGCTCGAGGGAGAATAG
- a CDS encoding RIO1 family regulatory kinase/ATPase, which yields MDIRRLARGTVEWDRLERVVRTLADRYDREEVRVEFLEADNWLSTPCVIDDRWFVKIVSRQNALVHAVLTAGRNVGAVSAGSGGFFGRFDTPREMVEHEYEATERMREIGINAPQPIDAFEVNGLGVLVLEYLPEFRSLDDTPDWLVAERATVLFEMLATLRDHGMAHGDLRAENILLCDGEFYFIDATNVHDDRVAETTAYDLACALAVLEPRIGARDAVFAAATVYEPDELLAARRFLDFVRLRPDHEFDATTLRDELEEAAEIRQQ from the coding sequence ATGGATATCCGCCGGCTCGCGCGAGGGACCGTCGAGTGGGATCGCCTCGAGCGCGTGGTCCGGACGCTGGCGGATCGGTACGACCGCGAGGAGGTCCGCGTCGAGTTCCTCGAGGCCGACAACTGGCTGTCGACGCCCTGCGTCATCGACGACCGGTGGTTCGTCAAGATCGTCTCGCGCCAGAACGCGCTCGTCCACGCGGTGTTGACCGCGGGGCGAAACGTCGGCGCGGTGTCGGCGGGCTCCGGCGGCTTCTTCGGCCGGTTCGACACGCCCCGCGAGATGGTCGAACACGAGTACGAGGCGACCGAACGGATGCGCGAGATCGGAATCAACGCGCCCCAGCCGATCGACGCCTTCGAGGTCAACGGTCTCGGCGTGCTCGTCCTCGAGTACCTGCCGGAGTTCCGGTCGCTCGACGACACGCCCGACTGGCTCGTCGCCGAGCGCGCGACGGTCCTCTTCGAGATGCTCGCGACGCTGCGCGATCACGGGATGGCCCACGGGGATCTGCGCGCCGAAAACATCCTGCTCTGTGACGGCGAGTTCTACTTCATCGACGCCACGAACGTCCACGACGACCGGGTCGCCGAGACCACCGCCTACGACCTGGCCTGCGCGCTGGCCGTCCTCGAGCCCCGAATCGGCGCTCGAGACGCCGTCTTCGCGGCCGCGACGGTCTACGAACCCGACGAGTTGCTCGCCGCGCGGCGGTTCCTCGACTTCGTCCGCCTCCGGCCCGACCACGAGTTCGACGCCACGACGCTGCGCGACGAACTCGAGGAGGCCGCCGAGATACGACAGCAGTGA